The Tolypothrix sp. NIES-4075 genome has a window encoding:
- a CDS encoding WD40 repeat domain-containing protein, with protein sequence MSGHKDRVKAVAVTPDGKLAISGAADGTLKLWNLQSGDELLTLKGHRGWVNAVAVTPDGKKIISGSADNHS encoded by the coding sequence TTGAGTGGTCATAAAGATAGAGTCAAAGCGGTGGCAGTAACTCCAGATGGAAAGCTTGCTATTTCTGGTGCAGCAGATGGGACATTAAAGTTGTGGAACTTACAAAGTGGTGATGAGTTACTTACCCTAAAAGGTCATAGAGGTTGGGTTAATGCTGTAGCCGTAACTCCAGATGGAAAAAAAATTATCTCCGGGTCAGCTGATAATCATTCGTGA
- a CDS encoding lipase family alpha/beta hydrolase, which produces MPKERMRDIVVLIPGIMGSVLEKDGKDLWATARVTRAALTSLGSSSLQQLKVEGDDPDVDDIGDGIQATRLITVPRLIAGLTKTNDYSVLSRLITDYFQVIKATVDDDVPANFFEFPYDWRRDNRVAARKLKKLIDRRLPQWREHTGIKDAKLIILAHSMGGLIARYYLEVLEGWQDCRALITFGTPHRGAIDAVNFVANGYKQIFLELTEVVRSYTSVYQLMPIYEMVNVCGKYQRVAETDGIPNVDKNRAEQALAFHREIETAVNHHQNNAQYLKSGYKIIPVVGFRQDTLQSVELSEGKLIATYQLPHGIDFSLGEGDGTVPRLSAIPIELDQEYRETYIAQRHSCLQSSPQVLSDLRERLKQMQILHKPIRGPEPSQEVAQRPAINLNLDDLYLASEPVELRAKILNLREDPGALKATITRVGSDEPLSFEFYQQEHRWVLTIDALTPGLYRLEVRTRKAGPSAPIPVQDVFEVVN; this is translated from the coding sequence ATGCCAAAAGAAAGGATGCGAGATATCGTTGTACTGATACCTGGCATTATGGGTAGTGTTTTAGAAAAAGATGGTAAGGATTTATGGGCTACTGCTCGGGTAACACGAGCTGCGTTAACTAGCTTAGGGTCTTCCTCTTTACAGCAACTTAAGGTGGAGGGGGATGATCCTGATGTGGACGACATAGGCGATGGAATCCAGGCAACCCGTTTGATAACAGTTCCTCGTCTAATCGCAGGTCTGACCAAAACTAACGATTACTCAGTTCTCTCACGTTTAATTACGGACTACTTTCAAGTAATTAAAGCAACTGTGGATGATGACGTTCCAGCTAACTTTTTTGAGTTTCCTTACGACTGGCGGCGTGATAACAGAGTTGCTGCTCGAAAATTGAAAAAGCTAATTGACCGACGCTTACCGCAGTGGAGAGAACATACTGGTATAAAAGATGCAAAGTTAATTATATTAGCTCACAGTATGGGAGGTTTAATTGCCCGTTATTATTTGGAAGTATTAGAAGGGTGGCAGGACTGTCGAGCTTTAATAACCTTTGGAACTCCTCATAGGGGAGCTATTGATGCAGTCAACTTTGTAGCTAATGGATACAAACAAATATTTCTTGAGCTAACCGAGGTAGTACGTTCATATACTTCTGTGTATCAATTAATGCCAATTTACGAAATGGTCAACGTTTGTGGAAAGTACCAGAGAGTTGCAGAAACAGACGGAATTCCCAACGTTGATAAAAATCGAGCCGAACAAGCGTTAGCGTTCCATCGAGAAATTGAAACAGCTGTAAATCACCACCAGAATAATGCTCAATACTTAAAATCAGGTTATAAAATCATACCAGTTGTTGGGTTTCGTCAGGATACTCTTCAATCTGTTGAGCTTTCTGAAGGAAAACTAATAGCAACCTATCAATTGCCACATGGAATTGATTTTTCTCTAGGCGAAGGGGATGGAACCGTACCCCGCTTATCAGCTATTCCCATTGAACTTGACCAAGAGTATCGAGAAACATATATCGCACAGAGACACAGCTGTTTACAGAGTAGCCCCCAAGTTTTAAGTGATTTGCGCGAACGCCTTAAACAGATGCAAATTCTACACAAACCAATTCGAGGCCCAGAACCTAGTCAGGAGGTAGCCCAACGGCCAGCTATCAATCTCAATCTTGATGATTTATATCTTGCAAGTGAGCCAGTTGAACTGCGTGCGAAAATTCTAAACTTGAGGGAAGACCCTGGAGCGCTAAAAGCTACTATAACCAGAGTAGGGAGTGACGAGCCATTGAGCTTTGAATTTTATCAACAGGAACATCGATGGGTGCTTACAATCGATGCTCTCACCCCAGGGTTGTATCGGTTAGAGGTGCGGACACGCAAGGCTGGCCCCTCGGCTCCAATACCTGTTCAAGACGTGTTTGAAGTAGTAAATTAA